In the Mytilus trossulus isolate FHL-02 chromosome 1, PNRI_Mtr1.1.1.hap1, whole genome shotgun sequence genome, one interval contains:
- the LOC134706342 gene encoding uncharacterized protein LOC134706342, which yields MGDKWDQTLFHCSKRLVVLLKQHCEGHLKTLTGEFNTILNSCKRDLTSDNCDAINTRLKDITTIQSNNLSERQKRKFRRDDIEYTHPSLPSERKTKRIRRFKRRPQKTDSPSSIVVNLSQHQLTDSEKSLLSRGLNFCPLPAPVNDTKLSEDLDNFARSLRIKEYFASKEDNIISADGDSEISEEENNYKFIKKSSWIPRPSKNATLESFIDNFKSDIIKNTKNNNKPFDNLTNEERTALKNLRSNNNIVIKPADKGSAVVVMDKTAYIQEAERQLSDARFYQKLDSDPTTSFSRDITNSLVEMHVDGFIDDKTLEYLKPENPKPGRFYLLPKIHKANNPGRPIVSANGHPTEKISEFVDFHLRQHVEDLPSHIKDTTDYLRKMQALNPLPSDTTLVSMDVTSLYTNIPHADGIDACKEVWNSRPVKYPPTECLVKMLTLVLKKNNFTFDGDHYLQVNGTAMGTKMAPSYANIFMGKLEKQLLETSIEKPLSWFRFIDDVDMKWNKSDEDLNTFITHANNIHPSIKFTHEKSKSKIAFLDTSSSLTEGIISTDLYSKPTDTHQYLSPKSCHPAHLTKSIPYSQALRVKRICSNTETTKRQLRKLETRLKKRGYKHRNIKKSFQKAESIPRSELLEYKVKKKSKRTPCVLTYHPSLKNSFGVIREHWKSVEKNSKLSKIFPEPPMIAFRQPSSLRNLLVRAEVSDNRSTPGECRSCGEKRCKCCLQMQHSSTFHSKATENNYKIFCNVTCKSMNVIYILECSVCGLQYVGESKQPFHKRLNGHRSDISKKPLLPVSQHFRQSDHKLDDFNRMKILVIEQNIHWSDAQRQVRESFWIKELNVHHPNGINKKY from the exons ATGGGTGATAA ATGGGACCAAACCCTCTTCCATTGTTCAAAGCGGTTAGTGGTCCTCCTCAAACAACACTGCGAAGGACATCTCAAAACTCTCACTGGCGAGTTTAACACCATTTTGAATAGCTGCAAAAGAGATCTAACATCTGACAATTGTGATGCTATCAACACTCGTCTCAAGGATATAACTACTATACAATCCAACAACTTAAGTGAAAGACAAAAACGAAAATTCCGCAGGGATGACATAGAATACACGCACCCTTCCTTACCATCAGAGAGAAAGACTAAACGAATTAGACGCTTTAAACGTAGACCTCAAAAGACTGATTCACCCTCCAGCATCGTGGTCAATCTTTCTCAACACCAATTAACGGACTCGGAAAAATCTCTTCTCTCTAGAGGACTTAACTTCTGTCCTCTACCTGCTCCTGTCAATGACACCAAATTGTCGGAAGACCTTGACAATTTTGCCAGAAGTCTACGTATTAAGGAATATTTCGCGTCGAAGGAGGATAACATAATAAGCGCGGATGGGGACTCAGAAATTTCAGAAGAAGAGAACAactacaaatttattaaaaagagtTCTTGGATCCCTAGACCGAGCAAAAATGCTACCTTGGAATCTTTTATTGATAACTTTAAGTCGGACATtattaaaaacactaaaaataacaataaacctTTTGACAATCTTACCAATGAAGAACGGACTGCACTGAAAAACTTACGATCTAACAACAATATCGTTATTAAACCTGCAGACAAGGGCAGTGCAGTGGTTGTCATGGATAAAACTGCCTATATTCAAGAGGCTGAACGACAACTTAGCGATGCAAGGTTCTACCAAAAACTAGACTCTGATCCTACTACATCTTTTAGCAGAGATATTACTAATAGTTTGGTAGAAATGCATGTCGATGGTTTCATCGATGACAAAACTCTTGAATATTTGAAACCAGAAAACCCAAAACCGGGCAGATTTTATCTATTACCTAAAATTCATAAGGCCAATAACCCAGGAAGACCTATAGTTTCAGCGAACGGTCATCCGACGGAAAAAATATCGGAATTTGTTGACTTCCATCTTCGTCAACATGTTGAAGACTTACCATCTCACATCAAAGATACAACCGATTATCTTAGAAAAATGCAGGCCTTAAACCCACTCCCCTCCGACACGACTCTTGTTTCCATGGATGTTACCTCCCTCTACACTAATATTCCACATGCAGATGGCATCGATGCATGCAAAGAAGTTTGGAATTCCAGACCAGTGAAATATCCACCTACTGAATGCCTGGTCAAAATGCTCACGCTGGTACTTAAGAAAAACAACTTCACTTTTGATGGAGATCATTATTTGCAAGTAAATGGAACTGCCATGGGCACCAAAATGGCTCCGTCATATGCCAACATATTTATGGGCAAATTAGAGAAACAACTCCTTGAAACTTCCATCGAAAAACCGCTTTCCTGGTTTAGATTTATAGATGATGTGGATATGAAATGGAATAAAAGCGACGAGGATTTAAACACTTTTATCACTCATGCCAACAACATACATCCAAGTATCAAATTTACTCATGAGAAGTCTAAATCCAAAATCGCCTTCCTTGATACTTCAAGTTCGCTCACAGAGGGCATCATATCTACAGATTTATATTCTAAGCCTACTGACACTCATCAATATTTGTCCCCTAAAAGTTGCCATCCTGCTCATCTTACCAAGAGCATTCCATACAGTCAGGCACTTAGAGTCAAGCGAATATGCTCCAACACAGAAACAACTAAAAGACAACTGCGTAAACTTGAAACTCGCTTGAAGAAAAGGGGCTACAAACacagaaatatcaaaaaaagCTTTCAGAAAGCGGAGTCAATTCCGAGGAGTGAACTATTGgaatacaaagttaaaaagaaaagcaaaaggACTCCATGTGTTCTAACTTATCACCCATCTCTCAAAAACAGCTTTGGTGTCATTCGTGAGCATtggaaatcagttgaaaagaatTCCAAACTGTCCAAGATTTTCCCTGAGCCTCCAATGATAGCTTTTAGGCAACCTAGTAGTCTACGGAACCTACTAGTGCGGGCTGAAGTGTCTGATAATAGAAGTACTCCTGGAGAATGTCGTTCGTGTGGAGAAAAACGCTGCAAATGCTGTTTACAGATGCAGCATTCGTCAACATTTCACAGTAAGGCAACCGAAAATAACTATaagatattttgcaatgttacctgcaaaagtatgaatgttATTTACATACTAGAATGTTCGGTTTGTGGCCTCCAATATGTTGGTGAATCAAAGCAGCCTTTCCACAAACGCCTCAATGGCCATAGGAGTGATATATCTAAGAAGCCACTTCTTCCAGTCTCTCAGCACTTCAGACAGTCAGATCACAAACTTGATGACTTTAACCGCATGAAAATTCTAGTGATTGAACAGAACATTCACTGGAGTGATGCACAGCGACAGGTTCGGGAAAGCTTTTGGATAAAGGAACTTAATGTACATCACCCAAACGGCATCAATAAGAAATactaa